GCGTCGTGCCAGTCGAAGCTGACCTATATCGACGGCGACGAGGGCGTGCTTCTGCACCGCGGCTACCCGATCGGCGAGCTTGCCGAGCAGTCCAGCTTCATGGAGGTCTGCTACCTGCTCCTGAACGGCGAACTGCCGGACCAGGGCGAGCTCGACGCCTTCTCGCGCACGATCACGCGCCACACGATGGTGCATGAGCAGCTGGCGCAGTTCTTCCGCGGCTTCCGTCGCGACGCACATCCGATGGCGATCATGTGCGGCGTCGTCGGCGCGCTCAGCGCTTTCTACCACGATTCGACCGACATCCATGATCCGCAGCAGCGCATGATCGCGTCGCATCGGCTGATCGCGAAGATGCCGACGATCGCGGCAATGGCCTATAAGTACAGCGTCGGACAGCCGTTCCTCTATCCCGACAACTCGCTGAGCTACACCGGCAACTTCCTGCGCATGACGTTCGGCGTTCCCGCCGAGCCGTATGTCGTGAATCCGGCGGTGGAGAAGGCGATGGATCGCATCTTCATCCTGCACGCCGATCACGAACAGAATGCGTCGACCTCCACGGTCCGGCTGGCGGGTTCGTCGGGGGCCAATCCGTTCGCGTGCATCGCAGCGGGCATCGCCTGCCTGTGGGGGCCGGCGCACGGCGGCGCGAACGAGGCGGCGCTCAACATGCTGCACGAGATCGGCACGCCGGAGCGCATCCCCGAGTTCATCGCGCGTGCGAAGGACAAGAACGATCCGTTCCGCCTGATGGGCTTCGGCCATCGCGTCTACAAGAACTACGATCCGCGCGCGACCGTGATGCAGAAAACGGTGCGCGAGGTGTTCGAGGCGCTGAACGTGCAGGATCCGCTGTTCGAGACCGCGCTGCGGCTTGAAGAGATCGCGCTCAACGATCCGTATTTCGTCGAGAAGAAGCTGTTCCCGAACGTCGATTTCTATTCGGGCGTGATCCTGTCGGCGATCGGCTTCCCGACCAGCATGTTCACCGTGCTGTTCGCGCTCGCACGTACCGTCGGCTGGGTGGCGCAGTGGAACGAGATGATCACCGATCCCGATCAGAAGATCGGCCGTCCGCGTCAGCTCTACACCGGGCCGACGCAGCGTTCGTACCTTCCCGTCGACCAGCGCTGAGGACGTCGGCCCATGCTCCGCAAGACCCTGTTCGCCGTCGGCGTGCTCTGCGCGTTGATGGGCGCCTTATGGATCGCGCAGGGGCTGGGCTATGTGGATTGGCCGCGCTCCAGCTTCATGCTGGGGCGTGCCGTCTGGGCGGATTACGGCACCGGGCTGGCGGTGTTCGGGCTATTGCTGATCCTGCTCGGGCGGCGGCTGCGCTGAACTAGGCGGCGTCGGGTAGCGAGAGCGTGAAGCACGCGCCTTCGCCGGCCCCGCTCTCGACGGTAAGCGCGCCGTCCATTGCCTGTGCCAGGCGACGGGCGATGTAGAGGCCGAGGCCGTTGCCGCCGGGCTCGCTGTCGTCGCCACGAACGAATTTCTCGAAAATGCGCGGCTGCTCATGCTCCGGGATGCCGCGTCCGTCGTCCGCGACCAGCAGGCGAACGTGCCCGTCGCGACGTTTCAGCCGCATCCGCACCGTCCCGCCGCGCGGTGAGTAGGCCACCGCGTTGCCAAGCAGGTTGACGACGATCTGCAACGCCCGGCGATGTTCTCCAATCGCCAGTGCGCTCGCTTCGCCCGACAAGGGCGCAATCGTGACGCCCGCCTGCGCGGCCGCCCCGGCCAGCAACCCCGCAGCGGTGCGCGCGATCTCGCCCAGGTCGATCGGGTCGCGGGCGGTCGCGAAATCGGAACGCTCGATTGCCTCCATGTCGACCAGATCGTCGACCAGTCCGAGCAGGTGCCGCCCGGCGCTGGCGATGTCCGCGGCATAGTCCATGTAATGCGCGTCGACGGGCCCATCGACGGCGGCGCGGATGCTCTCCGCCTGTGCGATGATCGTGCCGAGTGGCATGCGCAGAACACGGTGCAGCCGCGCGTTGAAATTGTTCGTCAAACCGTCGGGTACCGACGCCTCCGGCACATCGGTGAACACGCCGCCCACGAAACCGGCGAACCCGCCCCCGACATCGTGACGGACATGCCCCGCCAGCATCACGCGCTCGCCGCATGCACGCAAGGTGGCCGCCTGTCCGGCGAAGTCGCGCGCGTTCGACACCGCCTCGAGCAACGGCATCGCGCCATCCGAATGCGCCGTCAGGACGAACAATCCGGCGAGCGGCTGTGCCAGAACGACCACCGGATCAAGCCCGTGCCGCGTCACCGCTTCGGGCGCGAGCCGCGTGACGCGCAGGCCCGCATCGACCTCCCACGTCCACGCCGCGCCCGCCGGGGGCGATACCTCCGCAATCATGCCCGGTGCGGCTGCGGCCGCCGGCCGCTCGCGCAGCAGGGTCGCCGCCAGTGCGACGGTACGATCCTCGCCCGGCACCGCGCGGACATGCCAGTCGCCGTCCACGCGATCGTCGCCGATCGTCACCGTCCGCGCGACCGGCACCCGCAAACCGCGCGCGATCCGCACCAATGCGCCGACCGCGGCCAAGGCGAGTCCCGCACCGGCGCGGCCTGCCGCACGGTCGTTCAACTCCGCGAACCGTGCGTCGCCGCTCAGCACACGGTCGTCGGCATCGACCAGGGCGTGGAACATGCCGCGGGTCACGCGGCGGAGCGGCGGGCCAGCGCCCGCACGGCGGCGCGGAAGTCGCGCGGCAACCGCACCGTCGCGATTGTCGAAGCGGCGGCCGCCGGGTCAAGCGCGGCGAGCGTCTCGATCGTCTCGACCAGCATCGACAGATCGCGCTCGCGATCCGCCTCCGACAGGAGGAAGCCGGCGCGCGCAATCGCTTCTCTCGGCAAGCCTGCCGCGCGCAGCGCCAGCCATAGCCGGTCGCTCGCCGAATCGAGCACCAACGCGCGCGCCTCCACGGAGTCGATCGACAACCCCTCCGCCAACAATGCCACGAACAGCGTAATGCGGGCGCTATCGAGGGCACGCACCATCAACTCGGCACGCTCCGAAGCCGAGGGTGAAAGCGCCTGCACGAGCCGCGCGGCCGCATCGTCGACCCCGGCGGCGTGGTCATACCCGCTCAGGCAGCGATGTGTGGCGTCGGCCAGCGCGCGATCGCTCTCTACGCCGCCCGCCCCGCTCAGTCGTTCGCGCAGAACCGCCGCCACCCACCACGCGACTCGCGCATACAGCACCACCGGCAAGATCGCCTGCCGCCCGCCCACCGCCAGCCGACGCGTCCCATCCGCGACCAGATAGGCGATCGCGGCGGTGCGCTGCGCCGGCGCGCCGCTCTGGACCAACGCCGTCACCAGGGTTGTCCCGGCGTCCGGCGCCCGCAGCGTGGTCAGTGAGTCATCGAGCAAGTCGACGCGTGCCTGGGCAATCAGTTCGCCGATCAGTTCGGCATCGCGCATCAGCCCGGCCTCGATCAACCGCGGCCACGCCAACGCCTGATTCGATTCGAGCACCGCTGCCGCGTCGCGGCGACCGGCGTCCGCCAGGGCGCGCGCGGCGTCGCCGACGATCTGCTGCTCGATCGCGCCGATCGTCGTCTCGGCCAGCCGCAGCGTTGCGGCACGCGTCCGGTCGTCCAGCCGGCCGGGCTGCGAGAGGAACACGTCCTCGACGGCCACGTCCGATCGCCGGTCCGCCGCGGACGCGGCATCGGCGACCCGCGCCGCGATTCGCGCGGGATCGCCGACGACGGAGGCGTGATGAAAAGCCGCGGACATGCCGACACTCTAGCCGGCCTTCGTTAAGGCCCGGCTAAGCGTGGCGGAGTCGCTCGACGGCGGCGATCAGCGTCACTGCGGCGTAAGCGGAGACCGCTGCGATGCCGAAGGTCGGGTATCCCAGCAACGCGAACAACGTCAGCAACGCCAGATAGGCGGGGGTCACACCCCACCACGGCCTCCGCCCGCTCGCGCTCGCCGCCCGCTCGCCGACCCCGCCGACCACGAGCGCGAACAGCGCAAGCAGCCGCGCCGTCGTCGTCGCGGCCTGCGCATCGACCACATGCGCCAGCAGCAGCGTCGCCAGCCCCGGCGCGACCAGGATCGCGATGCGGTTCGCGCGCAGCAGCCCAGGCTCGTCGCGAAACAGCGCCAGCGCGCCGGCCAGTTCCGACGACAATATCCCGACCAGCACCAGCGCCAGACCGCTCCCCGGGAAACCAGATGCGATCGTCGCCAGCCCGGCGAACATCGCCACCGCCGCGCCGGCGCAGCAGGCCTCGGTCCCGATGCCGTGCCGGGCGATCCAGGGGATCGCCATTCGCGCGAGCGGACGCAGCACCACCCGCTCGAACCAGCTCGGTCGCACTGCCATCGATGCGGAGAGGACCGCGCGCCCACGCTCCTCCAGCGCGACGGCACGCCGCTCGATCCCGTGCCCCATCGCCATACCGTCCAGCCGCAGCGTGACGTGTCGCGCGCCGGCCTGTTCGGCGGCATGGAGCAAGGTGGATTGCAGGTCGTAATCCTCCGGCAGCCGCGCCGCATCCGCCACGCGGCCGGCATCGATGCGTGCCACCCCCGCCCACGCCGCGCCGCCGCCGACACGCTCGAACCCCGGCGCCGCCTGCGCCGCCGGCACCACCAGCAGCGCGTCGCCTGCCTCGCCCGCGATCCGGCTCACCACGTCCTCGGTCGTGACCAGCCCGTCGGCGACCATCACGACCCGTGCCAGCGGGTGGAGCTTGGCCAAGGCGTCGGCAGCACTGCGCACCGTATCAACCGCCACGCCGCGGCGGCCGATCCGGGCCAGCGCCCCGATCAGTTCGGGCGTCAGCCGCGAGACGACCACGACGATCTGCCCCGCATCGCACGCCAGCAGCAGCCGCGCCTGATATTCGATCAGCGTGGCGGCCGCGAACGGCAGCGTTGCCGCAAGCATCCCGGAGCGGTCCTCCGCCTCATGGGTCGCGAATAAGAGGCCAGCCAGCATGGATGAGGCTGTTAGGATCGACGGCCGCCACTGGCAACAACCGTGACGCGACCGCTGCTTGCGCCGAACCGAGCGGCCATGTGGGCCGGAAACGGCTTCCCGGGCGCGGCAAACGTGTTACACCCGCCCGATGAACGGGGGGCCGTCTTCCATTTACGACATTCGACCGGCTGGTGCGGACGCGCCGGCAGCATCATTCGTCCCGACGCCGCACGCGGAGCCGCAAACGTACGTGACCGATCCCGTCTTCTCCGATGACGACGACATGGCCGCGCCGCTGCGTCGCCGCATGATCCTCGGCTGGGTCGCGGCGGTGCTCGCCGCGGTCTGGATCGTGGGGCTGCTTTGGATCGCCCGCGACGCGCTTCCGACGATGCCGCCGCTCGCGCTCGCGCAGTTCGGCGCCGCCGCGGCGACCGTTCCCGCACTTGCCGGGATCGTCTGGCTGCTCGCCCTGCGCACCAGCGATGCCGAGGCGCGACGGTTCGGCGCGACGGCGCGCGCGATGCGTGTCGAATCGGCCGCGCTGGAGAGCGCGGTCGCGGCATTGGGCGACGAGATCGAGGATCGCCGCACCGCGCTTGCCGAACAGGTTCGGTTGCTCACCGCGCTCGGCGAGGCCGCGACCGCACGGCTGGCGACCATCGGCGACGACCTGTCGGCGGAGATCGGGCGCGCCGACACGCACGCGCGTGCGCTGTCGATCGCAACCGTCCACGCGAACGAACAACTGGCCGCCCTGCTCGCGGCGTTGCCGCAGGCCGAGGACGAGACGCGCGCGCTCGCCGCCACGATCGATCAGGCCGGGCTGGTCGCCTACGAACATGCCGGTGCGCTCGACGCACAGGTCGCCGCGCTCACCGCACGCGGGCGCGAGGCGGAAACGGTCGCGGGCGGCGCTGCCGAGAAACTCGCCGCTTACATGCAGCGCATGGAGGCGACCAGCGCCACCGCCGGGCTGCGGCTCGACGGCGTTACGTCGGACGCCGCCGCGGCAGTCGACGCGTTGCTGGAGCGGACCGCGAGCGCGATCGACGCGTCGCGCAAGGGCATCGTCGCGCAGGGCGAAGCGATGCTGGCGATGGTCAACGCCAACCAGCAGGCGCTCGACCATGCCGCGCGCGGCAGTGCCGAGGCGCTCGGCGAGCGGATTGCGCTCGTCGAAGTCGTGATCGAGCGAATCGCGGCGCGGCTGGACGCGCAGCGTGGCGCGGGCGAGATGCTGTTCAGCACGCTCGACGACGCGATCGATCAGGCCGGCGGCCGCTTCGATGCGCTGCACGCGCAGGGTACCGAGCGCAGCCGGCAACTGGCGGCGACGATCAGCGCCCTGCAGGCCACCACGGAGGCGCTGACCGTCGCGCTGGACAGCGGCAACGGCTCGGCCGAGCGCACGATCGCCACGACCGAGAACCTGCTCGTCGCGCTCGACGCCGCGGCGCGTGAGATGGACGAGACGATGCCCGACGCAATCGCGCGGCTCGAGACGCGGGTCGGCTCGACCAAGCAGGTGATCGTCGCCGCCAAGCCCGAGCTGCTCGCCCTGGTCACCGCCGCGGAGAGCACGCACGACGCGATCGAGGCGGTAGCGCAGGTCGTCGCCGAGCAGCGCCAGACCGTCGAGACGCTGACGACGCGGCTCAGCGAAGGGCTGGAGCGCGGCCGCGCGCAGGCCGGGTTGATCGGCGACGCGGTCGAGGATGCGACGCGCCGCGCCGACGACCTCGCCAAGGAAGCGGCCCCGCGCCTCCTCGAAGCATTGCTGCGCGTCCGCGAGACCGCGGCGGCCGCCGCAGATCATGCGCGCGAAGCGTTGGCGCGCGTGATCCCCGAGGCGGCCGAGGCGCTGGAGAGCGCTGGCGTCGCCGCACTGGAGCGCGCCGTCGAAA
The genomic region above belongs to Sphingomonas phyllosphaerae 5.2 and contains:
- the gltA gene encoding citrate synthase, whose product is MTEAAKFTLSGEALDYPVLSGSVGPDVVDIRKLYAQTGAFTYDPGFTSTASCQSKLTYIDGDEGVLLHRGYPIGELAEQSSFMEVCYLLLNGELPDQGELDAFSRTITRHTMVHEQLAQFFRGFRRDAHPMAIMCGVVGALSAFYHDSTDIHDPQQRMIASHRLIAKMPTIAAMAYKYSVGQPFLYPDNSLSYTGNFLRMTFGVPAEPYVVNPAVEKAMDRIFILHADHEQNASTSTVRLAGSSGANPFACIAAGIACLWGPAHGGANEAALNMLHEIGTPERIPEFIARAKDKNDPFRLMGFGHRVYKNYDPRATVMQKTVREVFEALNVQDPLFETALRLEEIALNDPYFVEKKLFPNVDFYSGVILSAIGFPTSMFTVLFALARTVGWVAQWNEMITDPDQKIGRPRQLYTGPTQRSYLPVDQR
- a CDS encoding sensor histidine kinase translates to MFHALVDADDRVLSGDARFAELNDRAAGRAGAGLALAAVGALVRIARGLRVPVARTVTIGDDRVDGDWHVRAVPGEDRTVALAATLLRERPAAAAAPGMIAEVSPPAGAAWTWEVDAGLRVTRLAPEAVTRHGLDPVVVLAQPLAGLFVLTAHSDGAMPLLEAVSNARDFAGQAATLRACGERVMLAGHVRHDVGGGFAGFVGGVFTDVPEASVPDGLTNNFNARLHRVLRMPLGTIIAQAESIRAAVDGPVDAHYMDYAADIASAGRHLLGLVDDLVDMEAIERSDFATARDPIDLGEIARTAAGLLAGAAAQAGVTIAPLSGEASALAIGEHRRALQIVVNLLGNAVAYSPRGGTVRMRLKRRDGHVRLLVADDGRGIPEHEQPRIFEKFVRGDDSEPGGNGLGLYIARRLAQAMDGALTVESGAGEGACFTLSLPDAA
- a CDS encoding DUF2336 domain-containing protein — its product is MSAAFHHASVVGDPARIAARVADAASAADRRSDVAVEDVFLSQPGRLDDRTRAATLRLAETTIGAIEQQIVGDAARALADAGRRDAAAVLESNQALAWPRLIEAGLMRDAELIGELIAQARVDLLDDSLTTLRAPDAGTTLVTALVQSGAPAQRTAAIAYLVADGTRRLAVGGRQAILPVVLYARVAWWVAAVLRERLSGAGGVESDRALADATHRCLSGYDHAAGVDDAAARLVQALSPSASERAELMVRALDSARITLFVALLAEGLSIDSVEARALVLDSASDRLWLALRAAGLPREAIARAGFLLSEADRERDLSMLVETIETLAALDPAAAASTIATVRLPRDFRAAVRALARRSAA